From a single Okeanomitos corallinicola TIOX110 genomic region:
- a CDS encoding nucleoside triphosphate pyrophosphatase, whose amino-acid sequence MTVPQFILASASPARRRLLKTVGIEPIIKASDFDESQIEITEPAQLVKTLARCKAETVAPMFSEALVMGCDSVLAIDGEIYGKPENAEVAIARWQLMQGNFGDLYTGHVLIDNAQNKTIVNCQVTRVYFAKMSNHAITAYVNTGEPLKCAGAFALEGFGSLFVEKIEGCHSNVIGLSLPLLRQMIAELGYEVTNFWQ is encoded by the coding sequence ATGACTGTTCCTCAATTTATATTAGCTTCTGCTTCTCCTGCTCGTCGTCGCTTATTAAAAACTGTGGGAATTGAACCTATCATTAAAGCTAGTGATTTTGATGAATCACAAATTGAAATTACTGAACCTGCACAGTTAGTAAAAACCTTAGCTCGCTGTAAAGCTGAAACTGTAGCACCTATGTTTTCAGAGGCTTTAGTGATGGGTTGTGATTCAGTTTTAGCTATTGATGGTGAGATTTATGGTAAACCTGAAAATGCAGAGGTGGCTATCGCTCGTTGGCAATTAATGCAAGGTAATTTTGGTGATTTATACACAGGTCATGTGTTGATTGATAATGCACAAAATAAAACTATTGTTAATTGTCAAGTAACTAGGGTTTATTTTGCCAAAATGAGCAATCATGCGATAACAGCCTATGTGAATACAGGTGAACCCCTTAAATGTGCAGGTGCTTTTGCTTTAGAAGGTTTTGGTAGTTTATTTGTGGAAAAAATAGAAGGTTGTCATAGTAATGTGATTGGTTTAAGTTTACCATTACTACGGCAAATGATAGCTGAATTAGGATATGAAGTGACAAATTTTTGGCAATAA
- a CDS encoding M3 family metallopeptidase: MSATATIFQNPLLQGQGLPSFADITPEQVEPAFKHLLAELQEELSILEAKVKPTWSGLVEPLEKLTGKLYWSWGILNHLMGVKNSPDLRIAYQKVQPQVIHFINTIGQSKPIYKAFKALRDSEDWKILDSAQQRIVEAAIRDAKLSGVGLEGETRERFNDIQMQLAELATDFSNHLLDATTAYSLVLTKPEEIDGLPSSLLSLAAQAARIAGEENANPEFGPWHITLDFPSYFPFMQHSTRRDLREKLYKAYITRASSGKLNNNPLIERILQLRQELSELLGFKNYAELSLTSKMAKDVSAVEKLLEELRQASYDAAVKDLDALRKCAKSQGAVEADNLQHWDISFWAERQREAKFAFTEEELRPYFPLPQVLDGLFGLIKRLFGVNVTPADGLAPIWHEDVRYFKIADKYGNAIAYFYLDPYSRPAEKRGGAWMDACIHRGKVTEKGITSVRLPVAYLICNQTPPVDNKPSLMTFDEVETLFHEFGHGLHHMLTKVDYTGAAGINNVEWDAVELPSQFMENWCYDRPTLFGMAKHYETGEPLPEHYYQKLLAARNYMSGSAMLRQIHLSTIDMELHYRYRPGGKQTAVDVRERIAKTTTILSPLPEDAFLCAFGHIFEGGYAAGYYSYKWAEVLSADAFAAFEEAGLEDEEAIHDTGRRYRDTILALGGSMHPMEVFQAFRGREPSTTALLKHNGLLGGVKN; encoded by the coding sequence ATGAGTGCAACTGCTACTATTTTTCAAAACCCCCTACTCCAAGGCCAAGGTTTACCTTCGTTTGCAGATATTACACCAGAGCAGGTAGAACCAGCTTTTAAACATCTTTTAGCAGAATTACAGGAAGAATTATCAATACTAGAAGCTAAGGTAAAACCAACCTGGAGTGGTTTAGTTGAACCCCTAGAAAAATTAACAGGCAAATTATATTGGAGTTGGGGAATACTTAACCATTTAATGGGTGTAAAAAACAGCCCTGATCTGCGTATTGCATATCAAAAAGTTCAGCCACAAGTAATACATTTTATTAATACTATTGGTCAAAGTAAGCCTATCTATAAAGCTTTTAAAGCCCTGCGTGATAGTGAGGACTGGAAAATTCTTGACTCAGCCCAGCAACGCATTGTTGAAGCAGCAATTAGGGATGCAAAACTATCTGGTGTAGGTTTGGAAGGAGAAACAAGAGAGCGTTTTAATGACATCCAAATGCAGTTAGCAGAACTAGCTACTGATTTTTCTAATCATCTTCTAGATGCGACGACTGCCTATAGTTTAGTTTTGACAAAACCAGAGGAAATTGACGGTTTACCCAGTAGTTTACTGAGTTTAGCTGCCCAAGCTGCCCGGATTGCTGGGGAAGAAAATGCTAATCCAGAATTTGGCCCCTGGCATATCACCTTAGATTTTCCTAGTTATTTTCCTTTTATGCAGCATAGTACCCGTAGAGATTTGCGGGAAAAATTATATAAGGCATATATTACCCGTGCTTCTTCTGGGAAATTGAACAATAACCCTTTAATTGAAAGGATTTTACAGTTACGACAAGAATTGTCAGAGTTACTAGGGTTTAAAAATTATGCTGAACTGAGTTTAACTAGCAAAATGGCTAAGGATGTTTCGGCGGTAGAAAAGCTCTTAGAAGAATTACGTCAAGCTAGTTATGATGCGGCTGTTAAAGATTTGGATGCTTTAAGAAAGTGTGCTAAGTCTCAGGGAGCAGTAGAGGCAGATAATTTACAACACTGGGATATTAGCTTTTGGGCAGAACGTCAACGGGAAGCTAAGTTTGCTTTTACTGAAGAGGAATTACGTCCTTATTTCCCACTTCCCCAAGTATTAGATGGGTTATTTGGGTTAATTAAACGGCTGTTTGGTGTGAATGTCACTCCTGCTGATGGTTTAGCACCGATTTGGCATGAAGATGTCCGCTATTTTAAGATTGCTGATAAATATGGTAATGCGATCGCCTACTTTTATCTAGACCCATACAGTCGTCCAGCAGAAAAACGCGGTGGTGCTTGGATGGATGCTTGCATTCATCGCGGTAAAGTGACAGAAAAAGGGATAACATCTGTCCGTTTACCTGTCGCTTACTTAATTTGTAACCAGACTCCCCCAGTAGATAATAAGCCTAGTTTAATGACCTTTGATGAGGTAGAAACTTTGTTCCATGAATTTGGACATGGTTTACACCATATGTTAACTAAGGTTGACTACACTGGCGCAGCAGGAATTAATAATGTGGAGTGGGATGCAGTAGAATTACCCAGCCAGTTTATGGAAAATTGGTGTTATGACCGTCCGACTTTGTTTGGGATGGCTAAACATTATGAAACTGGTGAACCATTACCAGAACATTATTATCAGAAGCTGTTAGCAGCACGTAATTACATGAGTGGTTCAGCAATGCTGCGTCAAATTCATCTCAGCACCATAGACATGGAATTACATTACCGCTATCGTCCCGGTGGTAAGCAAACAGCCGTAGATGTCCGCGAACGCATTGCTAAAACGACGACAATTTTATCCCCATTGCCAGAAGATGCTTTTTTATGTGCCTTTGGTCATATTTTTGAAGGTGGTTATGCGGCTGGATACTATAGCTACAAGTGGGCTGAAGTTCTCAGTGCTGATGCTTTCGCTGCTTTTGAAGAAGCTGGTTTAGA
- a CDS encoding dienelactone hydrolase family protein, which produces MKILLSVLFTPVVMLLTSTNALAEIITKTVEYKQGNKVLEGYLAYDDAIKTKRPGVLVVHEWNGLQSYAKQRTEQLAKLGYVAFAADIYGKGVRPKNPQESAAQSSFYRKYRQLLRARANAGLEQLKSFEMTDTNKIAAIGYCFGGGTVLELARSGADIAGVASFHGNLDTPNLEDAKNIKAKVLVLHGADDPFVPKEQIEGFEKEMREANVDWQMISYGGAVHAFTNPVYKGEIQGALYDEKADQRSWKAMKQFFAEIFR; this is translated from the coding sequence ATGAAAATTCTACTTTCCGTTTTGTTTACACCAGTGGTAATGTTGTTGACATCCACAAATGCGTTAGCAGAAATCATCACTAAAACTGTTGAGTACAAGCAAGGTAATAAAGTTTTGGAAGGTTATTTAGCCTATGATGATGCCATTAAAACTAAACGTCCTGGTGTCTTAGTTGTTCATGAATGGAACGGTTTACAGTCCTATGCTAAACAGCGGACTGAACAATTAGCAAAACTTGGCTATGTTGCTTTTGCTGCTGACATTTATGGTAAGGGTGTCAGACCAAAAAATCCTCAAGAGTCAGCTGCTCAGTCCAGTTTTTACCGTAAATATAGACAGCTATTAAGAGCGCGTGCAAATGCAGGCTTAGAACAACTAAAAAGCTTTGAAATGACTGATACTAACAAAATTGCTGCCATTGGTTACTGTTTTGGTGGTGGTACAGTTTTAGAATTAGCCCGTAGCGGTGCAGACATTGCTGGTGTTGCCAGTTTTCATGGTAATCTCGATACTCCCAACTTAGAAGATGCCAAAAACATCAAAGCCAAAGTATTAGTTTTACATGGTGCAGATGATCCCTTTGTACCCAAAGAGCAAATAGAAGGCTTTGAAAAAGAAATGCGGGAAGCTAATGTAGACTGGCAGATGATTTCTTATGGTGGTGCAGTTCATGCTTTCACCAACCCAGTGTATAAAGGTGAGATTCAAGGCGCACTTTATGACGAAAAAGCAGATCAGCGTTCCTGGAAAGCAATGAAACAATTTTTTGCAGAAATCTTTCGTTAA
- a CDS encoding cyanophycin synthetase has product MVQEQSTDIIRINARRTDVFDIFNFTYFIGPNPYLDTGALVFDFALTEYLDPLPIQDYIDTISHFYPHLAEQNYQLYADLFACIVSEVGKLDMGLYLNVWSIKPYHSYVRISIQALHERTARGVVYLVWDWLESITKNEYFPFEEELLKLQNKFRESIYGGPTVYALWQAAHQQGIPTFYLWEEGLMQYGYGKKQIRGVATSFHIDSHLDSEFTTRKDDCKEFLDRLGFPIPNGDIVISETEALDVAIEIGYPVAVKPVVGHKGIGVTANVQDSRELEYAYHLAKLAISEDKSTRIIIEKSISGTDYRLLCINGKFIAATERRPPSIIGDGYSTVRELIDRENCQPERKDTPTSPMSQIIIDEVMEEYLYEQRLRLDSIVRKDETIYLSPVANISSGGVSINATDKIHPDNIILAEEIAQNFGLTCLGIDVIAHNISQSWQISNFAILEINAAPGISMHLNPAIGASVDVPAYILSTFFPSAQDARIPIITFNQLTFDELQIIIDRILFKYPQWTIGGVCREGILVNHSEKLLSQDYNRNIQTLLRNPQLDLLIAEYPEDILETDGMVYKGSNIVVLDHPTETEMMLLRDAIDGSIFIISKENHVSIQHKGLIENLILEEETEFLDVYLQIIDALL; this is encoded by the coding sequence ATGGTTCAAGAGCAAAGTACCGATATCATCCGCATCAATGCCAGAAGAACTGATGTATTTGATATTTTCAACTTCACCTATTTCATTGGACCCAACCCCTATCTAGATACGGGTGCGCTAGTATTTGATTTTGCTTTAACTGAATACTTAGATCCTCTCCCTATTCAGGATTATATAGATACAATTAGTCATTTTTACCCTCACTTAGCAGAACAGAATTATCAATTATACGCTGACTTATTTGCTTGTATTGTTTCTGAAGTCGGTAAATTAGATATGGGTTTATACTTAAATGTTTGGAGCATTAAACCATATCATTCCTATGTCAGAATTAGTATTCAAGCCCTACATGAACGTACAGCCAGGGGAGTAGTTTATTTAGTTTGGGATTGGTTAGAAAGCATTACTAAAAATGAGTATTTTCCCTTTGAGGAAGAATTACTTAAATTACAAAATAAGTTCCGGGAATCTATTTACGGTGGACCCACAGTTTATGCTTTATGGCAAGCTGCACATCAACAAGGAATTCCCACTTTCTATTTATGGGAAGAAGGGTTAATGCAATATGGTTATGGTAAAAAACAAATCCGGGGGGTAGCAACAAGTTTTCATATTGATAGTCATCTAGATTCGGAATTTACTACCCGTAAAGATGACTGTAAGGAATTTTTAGACAGGTTAGGTTTTCCTATTCCTAATGGTGATATTGTTATTTCTGAAACCGAAGCGTTAGATGTAGCTATAGAAATTGGTTATCCTGTTGCAGTTAAGCCGGTAGTAGGTCATAAAGGAATTGGTGTCACTGCTAATGTCCAAGATTCTAGAGAATTAGAATATGCTTATCATTTAGCAAAGTTAGCCATTAGTGAAGATAAATCTACTAGAATTATTATTGAAAAAAGTATCTCAGGAACAGATTATAGATTACTCTGTATAAATGGTAAATTTATCGCCGCTACAGAACGTCGTCCACCGTCAATTATTGGTGATGGCTATTCTACTGTTAGAGAATTAATAGATAGAGAAAATTGCCAACCAGAACGCAAAGATACTCCGACTTCTCCCATGAGTCAGATTATTATTGATGAAGTTATGGAGGAATATTTATATGAACAAAGGTTGAGATTGGATAGCATAGTTAGGAAAGATGAAACTATTTATCTTTCTCCAGTTGCTAATATTTCATCTGGTGGAGTTAGTATTAATGCTACAGATAAAATTCACCCTGATAATATTATTTTAGCTGAAGAAATTGCCCAAAATTTTGGTCTTACTTGTCTGGGCATTGATGTTATTGCTCATAATATTTCTCAATCTTGGCAAATTAGTAATTTTGCTATTTTAGAAATTAATGCTGCACCGGGAATTTCAATGCACCTTAACCCTGCTATTGGTGCAAGTGTTGATGTTCCTGCCTATATTTTGTCAACATTTTTTCCCTCTGCTCAAGATGCGAGAATCCCAATTATTACTTTTAATCAGCTTACTTTTGATGAACTACAAATAATTATTGACCGTATTCTGTTTAAATATCCTCAATGGACAATAGGTGGTGTTTGTAGGGAAGGAATATTAGTCAACCATTCTGAAAAACTTCTTAGTCAAGACTACAATCGCAATATCCAAACTTTATTACGCAACCCTCAATTAGATTTACTCATTGCTGAATATCCAGAAGATATTCTAGAAACAGATGGAATGGTTTATAAAGGTAGTAATATTGTAGTTTTAGATCATCCCACAGAAACAGAAATGATGTTATTAAGGGATGCAATAGATGGTTCGATTTTTATAATTAGCAAAGAAAATCATGTTTCTATTCAACATAAAGGCTTAATTGAAAATTTAATTTTAGAGGAAGAAACAGAATTTTTGGATGTTTATTTACAAATAATTGATGCTCTTTTATAA
- the hetI gene encoding 4'-phosphopantetheinyl transferase HetI produces the protein MNNIPCLWLPAPQNLHLSSSDVHIWKINLKQSELQIQALKETLSSDEIARSERFYFPEHRQRFIVGRGSLRLILGGYLNVEPIEIEFDYHQRGKPFLAPKFLDSRLFFNISHSQDLGLLGVSYQQLIGVDVEYMRPMSDLENLAQRFFLAQEYEIIKSLNSVEKQQVFFRYWTCKEAYLKATGDGLVKLENIGIDLTPTQPAQLLVVGNWQLQELIPADNFAAAVVVANNHNNFQFWQA, from the coding sequence ATGAATAATATTCCTTGTCTTTGGCTACCTGCACCCCAAAATTTACATTTATCATCTTCTGATGTACATATTTGGAAAATCAATCTTAAACAGTCAGAATTACAGATTCAAGCCTTAAAGGAAACCTTATCAAGTGACGAAATTGCTCGGTCTGAAAGATTTTATTTTCCAGAACACCGACAACGTTTTATTGTTGGGCGTGGTAGTTTACGTCTGATTTTAGGAGGTTACTTAAATGTAGAACCAATAGAAATAGAATTTGATTACCACCAACGAGGAAAACCATTTTTAGCTCCTAAATTTTTAGATTCAAGATTATTTTTTAATATATCACATTCTCAAGATTTAGGATTATTGGGAGTCAGTTATCAACAATTAATTGGGGTAGATGTAGAATATATGCGCCCCATGTCTGATTTAGAAAATCTTGCTCAACGTTTTTTTCTCGCTCAAGAATATGAAATCATCAAATCCCTAAATTCCGTAGAAAAACAACAAGTATTTTTTCGTTACTGGACTTGTAAAGAAGCTTATTTAAAAGCTACGGGAGATGGTTTAGTGAAATTAGAAAATATAGGAATTGACTTAACACCCACCCAACCTGCTCAGTTACTGGTTGTAGGTAATTGGCAACTTCAGGAATTAATACCAGCAGATAATTTTGCAGCGGCAGTAGTTGTCGCTAATAATCACAATAATTTCCAGTTTTGGCAAGCATAA
- a CDS encoding 3-deoxy-7-phosphoheptulonate synthase — MINKLINTNIKSSHVLLTPNQVKEKLPLTKSAECTISKFRQELENILDFQDSRKFIVVGPCSIHDPKLAVEYAERLKVLAEKVDDKLLLIMRVYFEKPRTTVGWKGLINDPDMDDSFHVERGILIARSLLLKLAEMGLPTATEALDPIIPQYISELVSWSAIGARTTESQTHREMASGLSMPVGFKNGTDGNINVALNALKSAKTPHNFLGINQKGQVSVFQTRGNPHGHVILRGGNQPNFDPENVKFVEEQLKAANLPPRIVIDCSHGNTNKDYKLQPAVLENVIQQIGEGNNSILGMMLESNLYEGNQPITGKREELQYGVSVTDKCIGWEETERIILAAHAKLK, encoded by the coding sequence ATGATCAACAAATTGATTAATACAAACATTAAAAGTTCACACGTTTTATTAACTCCCAATCAAGTTAAAGAAAAATTACCACTAACTAAATCTGCCGAATGTACAATTTCAAAATTTAGACAAGAATTAGAAAACATCCTCGATTTTCAAGATAGCAGAAAATTTATTGTAGTTGGACCCTGTTCTATTCATGATCCGAAATTAGCCGTAGAATATGCAGAAAGACTAAAAGTCTTAGCAGAAAAAGTAGACGATAAATTGCTGCTAATCATGCGAGTTTACTTTGAGAAACCTAGAACTACCGTAGGTTGGAAAGGTTTAATTAATGATCCAGATATGGATGATTCATTTCATGTAGAAAGAGGAATTTTAATAGCTCGGAGTTTGTTGTTAAAACTAGCAGAAATGGGATTACCAACAGCAACAGAAGCTCTTGATCCTATTATTCCTCAATATATCAGTGAATTGGTTTCTTGGTCAGCAATTGGAGCCAGAACTACTGAATCACAAACTCATCGAGAAATGGCTAGTGGTCTTTCTATGCCAGTAGGGTTTAAAAATGGTACAGATGGTAATATCAACGTGGCTTTAAATGCTCTCAAATCAGCGAAAACGCCCCATAATTTTTTAGGAATTAATCAAAAAGGACAGGTGAGCGTATTTCAAACTAGAGGTAATCCCCATGGTCATGTAATTTTACGTGGTGGTAATCAACCTAACTTTGATCCTGAAAATGTGAAGTTCGTAGAAGAACAATTAAAAGCTGCAAATTTACCACCAAGAATAGTAATTGATTGCAGTCATGGCAACACCAATAAGGACTATAAATTGCAACCTGCGGTTTTAGAAAATGTGATTCAGCAAATAGGAGAAGGTAATAATTCTATTCTAGGAATGATGTTGGAATCAAATTTATATGAAGGTAATCAACCGATTACAGGTAAACGTGAAGAATTACAATATGGTGTTTCCGTCACTGATAAATGTATTGGTTGGGAGGAAACAGAAAGAATTATTTTGGCTGCCCATGCCAAACTCAAGTAA
- a CDS encoding DUF1823 family protein yields the protein MFNLPALNTETIWAIINDTIDDQTVNQMVWHYLGYRYDPTTETWDTSLVAPEWLTEYPQPGNFLESRPATMKLTRSIPPENKQLLKQKLGFKGYKIGEFGPRQTRRATAANWLLSYMMITTGKIE from the coding sequence ATGTTTAACTTACCAGCACTCAACACAGAAACAATTTGGGCAATTATCAACGATACCATTGATGATCAGACAGTTAACCAAATGGTATGGCATTATTTAGGTTATCGCTATGACCCAACAACTGAAACATGGGATACCAGTCTAGTTGCACCAGAATGGTTGACTGAATACCCGCAACCTGGGAATTTCCTGGAATCTCGTCCGGCAACTATGAAATTAACTCGTTCTATTCCCCCAGAAAATAAACAACTCCTCAAACAAAAACTGGGTTTTAAAGGTTACAAAATTGGCGAATTTGGACCTCGACAAACCCGCAGAGCTACAGCCGCAAATTGGCTACTAAGTTACATGATGATAACCACTGGCAAAATTGAATAA
- the psbP gene encoding photosystem II reaction center PsbP has translation MWKRIALILVLVLSVSLSNPGVAAAAGLKSFVDTADGYQFLYPNGWLQVKVANGPDVVFHDLIEVSENVSVVISPVPEGKSLTELGTPTEVGYRLGKAALAPPGSGRSAELINVAQKEVDGNTYYLLEYEVKLPNRQARHNISSVAVSRGKLFTFNASVPEKRWKKLQRMIDEVVTSFTVY, from the coding sequence ATGTGGAAACGAATTGCGTTAATCTTAGTTTTGGTGTTAAGTGTCAGCCTCAGTAACCCAGGCGTAGCGGCTGCTGCTGGACTCAAAAGCTTTGTAGATACTGCGGATGGTTATCAGTTTTTATATCCTAATGGTTGGTTGCAAGTGAAAGTTGCCAACGGGCCTGATGTGGTGTTTCATGATTTAATTGAGGTATCGGAAAATGTCTCCGTGGTCATCAGTCCTGTACCTGAAGGAAAATCTTTGACAGAGTTAGGAACACCTACAGAAGTAGGATATAGATTAGGAAAAGCGGCTCTTGCTCCTCCAGGTTCTGGCCGTTCAGCAGAATTAATTAATGTTGCCCAGAAAGAAGTTGATGGTAATACATATTACCTGTTGGAGTACGAGGTAAAACTTCCCAATCGCCAAGCAAGACATAATATATCTAGTGTTGCGGTAAGTCGTGGTAAACTGTTCACCTTTAATGCTTCAGTACCCGAAAAACGCTGGAAAAAACTGCAACGGATGATTGATGAAGTTGTTACTTCTTTTACTGTGTATTAA
- a CDS encoding phycocyanobilin:ferredoxin oxidoreductase — MSSTSQPSLREQQHPLICQLADTIEAVWHQHLDLSTYHLPAELGYVEGRLEGEKLIIENRCYQTPQFRKMHLELARVGNMLDILHCVMFPRTEYDIPMFGCDLVGGRGQISAAIADLSPVNLERKLPAGYNSQLTQLNPINFSQPRELPEWGNIFSDFCLFIRPSSVEEESLFLGRVKEFLEIHCSQAVSSSPVTSEKEAVIIAGQKNYCTKQQQNDKTRRVLEKAFGQEWADNYMTTVLFDLPH; from the coding sequence ATGTCCTCTACTTCTCAACCTTCTCTCCGTGAACAACAACATCCCCTCATTTGTCAACTAGCTGATACAATTGAAGCAGTTTGGCATCAACATCTAGATTTATCAACCTATCATTTACCTGCTGAATTAGGATATGTGGAAGGTAGACTAGAAGGAGAAAAACTCATTATAGAAAATCGCTGTTATCAAACACCACAATTCCGCAAAATGCACTTGGAACTCGCAAGAGTGGGGAATATGTTAGATATTTTGCATTGTGTCATGTTTCCTCGTACTGAATATGATATACCTATGTTTGGTTGCGATTTAGTTGGAGGAAGAGGTCAAATTAGTGCAGCAATTGCCGATCTTTCTCCTGTTAACTTAGAACGAAAATTACCAGCAGGTTATAATTCTCAACTTACACAATTAAACCCTATAAATTTCTCTCAACCCCGTGAACTACCAGAGTGGGGAAATATTTTCTCTGATTTTTGTCTCTTCATTCGCCCTAGTTCTGTAGAAGAAGAAAGCTTATTTTTAGGACGAGTAAAAGAATTTTTAGAAATTCATTGTAGTCAAGCCGTTTCCTCCAGTCCTGTAACATCAGAAAAAGAAGCCGTAATTATTGCTGGACAAAAAAATTACTGCACCAAACAACAACAAAATGATAAAACCAGACGTGTTTTGGAAAAAGCATTTGGTCAAGAGTGGGCAGATAATTACATGACTACCGTATTATTTGATTTACCTCACTAA